A single region of the Mycoplasma mycoides subsp. mycoides SC str. PG1 genome encodes:
- a CDS encoding IS1634-like element IS1634 family transposase — MSIGVPRPDNKGFVYRLGYGYLHELKQYHDDPLAIIKAIIANFPLSWTKEQARTKLDEIFKEKKETKKEVLERFKGYEVVEKLFDYFNIFNDCSPTKSTTLKDVVLQLIYQRIKNPISVFNTYKTAKKEKIDTHSKNSFYRSLDYIAKNKDEILRNLNVKICANTNRKIDVLWFDATTTYFETFSREGYKKPGYSKDGKFKEDQIVIGMATDENGIPLHYKIFPGNVADSNTLIPFMLEIADIYEVNSVTIIADKGMSVNRNIRFLESKNWKYIISYRMKAGSKQFKEYVLDEKDYINDGGLIYKTRDIASSYNKKRINGHFRRQIISFSQKRATKDKNDRDILIQNFTKKMNKDNLVSCDDLAGSKKYRFFKPINKGAFYELDIEKIQEDQKYDGYYVYETNRTDLSVKEVINLYSKQWQIESNFKTLKGKLSLRPMYLSTWNHIVGYICLCFISLVFLNYIIYILNSKLGLTGKSKITEHKVINVIKEVKEIEVFVNKQKIETIQVYNDELQESWQTYQILLELLTKEKVT; from the coding sequence TTATCAATTGGAGTGCCAAGACCAGATAACAAAGGTTTTGTATATAGATTGGGATATGGATATTTGCATGAATTAAAACAATATCACGATGATCCGCTAGCAATTATCAAAGCAATTATTGCAAACTTTCCATTGTCTTGAACAAAAGAACAAGCAAGAACTAAATTAGATGAAATTTTTAAAGAGAAAAAAGAAACCAAAAAAGAAGTTTTAGAAAGGTTTAAAGGTTACGAAGTAGTTGAAAAACTATTTGATTATTTCAATATTTTTAATGATTGTTCTCCCACAAAATCGACAACATTAAAAGATGTTGTTTTACAGTTGATTTATCAAAGAATTAAAAATCCAATAAGTGTTTTTAACACTTATAAGACAGCAAAAAAAGAAAAAATAGACACTCATTCAAAAAATTCATTTTATAGATCATTAGACTATATAGCAAAAAACAAAGATGAAATTTTAAGAAATTTAAATGTAAAAATTTGTGCAAATACCAATAGAAAAATTGATGTATTATGATTTGACGCAACAACTACTTATTTTGAAACATTTTCCCGTGAAGGTTATAAAAAACCTGGTTATTCAAAAGATGGAAAATTTAAAGAAGACCAGATTGTTATAGGTATGGCAACTGATGAAAATGGAATACCGTTACACTACAAAATATTTCCAGGAAATGTTGCTGATTCAAATACTTTAATACCATTTATGCTTGAAATTGCAGATATTTATGAAGTTAACAGTGTAACTATAATTGCTGACAAAGGAATGAGTGTTAATAGAAATATTAGATTTTTAGAATCTAAGAATTGAAAATACATAATCTCATACAGAATGAAAGCTGGAAGCAAACAATTTAAAGAGTATGTATTAGATGAAAAAGATTATATAAATGATGGTGGTTTGATATACAAAACTCGTGATATTGCATCTTCATACAATAAAAAAAGAATTAATGGACATTTTAGAAGACAAATAATTAGTTTTAGTCAAAAACGAGCAACTAAAGACAAAAACGATAGAGACATTTTAATTCAAAATTTCACTAAGAAAATGAATAAAGATAATCTTGTTTCTTGTGATGATTTAGCGGGATCTAAAAAATATAGATTCTTTAAACCTATAAACAAAGGTGCATTTTATGAACTTGACATAGAAAAAATACAAGAAGATCAAAAATATGATGGATACTATGTTTATGAAACAAATAGAACAGATTTATCAGTAAAAGAAGTTATTAATTTATATTCAAAACAATGACAAATTGAGTCTAATTTCAAGACATTAAAAGGTAAATTATCTCTTCGTCCAATGTATTTATCAACTTGAAACCATATTGTTGGTTACATTTGTTTATGTTTCATTTCATTAGTGTTTTTAAACTACATCATCTACATTTTAAATTCAAAATTAGGACTGACTGGAAAAAGCAAAATCACTGAGCATAAAGTGATTAATGTTATCAAAGAAG